The Streptomyces sp. NBC_01298 genome contains the following window.
GGATGCCGGGGATGTTCGGATAGGCCTGCCCCACGGCGCTCGGGGCGGTGCCCTCGGCGATGATCAGGCCGGCCGTGGCGCGCTGGGCGTAGTGGACGGCCATCAGCTCCCCGGGGACCCCGTCGGCGCCGGCCCGGTTGCGGGTCAGGGGCGCCATCACCAGGCGGTTGGGGAGTTCGAGCCCGCCAAGGGCGGCGGGCTCGAAGAGGCGGGAAACGGGCGGAAGGTCCTGCTGCGTGTGCGTCATGCCCGTAACCTAAAACGTGACATTGATGTCAGGTTCAAGTCCGGAGGCGCCTCCGGAGAAGGCGGGGGCACGGCATGCGGATCGGTGAACTGGCGGCGCGCACCGGGGTCAGCGAGCGCTCGCTGCGGTACTACGAGACCCGGGGACTGCTGGTCTCCGACCGGACGCCCGGCGGCCACCGCGACTACGCGGAGCGGGCGGTGGACCGGGTCATCCGGATCCAGGAGCTCTACGCGGCCGGACTGCACAGCGCGAAGATCGGGCGGATCCTGCCCTGCATGCGCGACGCGGACGGCGGGCCGGACGTACGGGCCACGCCCGCGCTCGTCGCCGAGCTGGCAACGGAACGGGACCGGATCGACCGGCTGATCGCCGATCTGATCCGGTCCCGTGAGGTGCTGGACGAGGTCATCGAGGCGGCTTCGGGCACCACCGTGCCGGTGGCCGCGCCCGTGGCCGCGGAGCGGTCCTAGCCGAGCGGTGCGACCTCGCGGCCCCAGGTCTCCTTGGCGACCACGGCGAAGGAGATGTACCAGGCCACGCCCGCGGTGAAGAGGCCGAGGAAGCCGCCGGTGTGGCCCAGCGCCGTGCTCTGCGCCAGGTCGCCGAGGGCGAGGAACAGGAAGGTCAGCGCCAGCGAGACGAACAGCACGCGGTGCGCGACGTCCAGCTTCATGGCGGCGATCGACATGTACGCGGTGAAGATGAACCAGCCCACGAGGAACCAGCCGGTCGCCACGTGCGCCTGGTCGGCCGGCAGCGTGGGGACGACGAACTTCACGTAGCCGGCGAAGGACATCCAGAACGCGCCGTACGAGACGAACGCCGTGGTCCCGAAGGTGTTGCCGCGGCGGAACTCCAGGATGCCCGCCACGAACTGCGCGAGGCCGCCGTAGAACAGCGCCAGCGGCAGCACGACGGCGCTGAGCGCGGCGTTCGAGATCAGCCCCGAGTTGAAGAGGCTGAGCACGAAGGT
Protein-coding sequences here:
- a CDS encoding acetate uptake transporter — translated: MPSSTLAPAAAPHATASPVTAPQVMANPGPLGLAAFALTTFVLSLFNSGLISNAALSAVVLPLALFYGGLAQFVAGILEFRRGNTFGTTAFVSYGAFWMSFAGYVKFVVPTLPADQAHVATGWFLVGWFIFTAYMSIAAMKLDVAHRVLFVSLALTFLFLALGDLAQSTALGHTGGFLGLFTAGVAWYISFAVVAKETWGREVAPLG
- a CDS encoding MerR family transcriptional regulator gives rise to the protein MRIGELAARTGVSERSLRYYETRGLLVSDRTPGGHRDYAERAVDRVIRIQELYAAGLHSAKIGRILPCMRDADGGPDVRATPALVAELATERDRIDRLIADLIRSREVLDEVIEAASGTTVPVAAPVAAERS